A window from Salvia miltiorrhiza cultivar Shanhuang (shh) chromosome 2, IMPLAD_Smil_shh, whole genome shotgun sequence encodes these proteins:
- the LOC131008143 gene encoding uncharacterized protein LOC131008143, which yields MTREAVALMNINSDTMKTAEEPSSIPRVSYSKKVQQATNKPADVLAQDYCSLHPFKKNDHIHFDIPDELYNQQLKRFSLALHARLILQKGESRRSAEDIKTELQQRWGISAPWQVIPLGKGFFTLRFSGENDLAKAKSKAFWKLKAGILKIREWVPLFNPYKETAALSQVWLRIYYLPHELWHPDIVSGLARSAGTPIKIDGSTFLGAVGHYARVLIEMDVTNDIVYNLTVNRGSTSFEIEFVYENLPYFCGICRKVGHSADKCRKNSEEKEGRKDEAKEDSFNKRSNAPAAKASERFSDKHQKEVFHAKPTKQFKAKEQVITKNSFEVLDREQEASLVE from the coding sequence ATGACTAGAGAGGCGGTGGCCTTGATGAATATAAACAGCGACACCATGAAAACGGCGGAGGAACCGTCGTCTATTCCTAGAGTTTCGTACTCAAAAAAAGTTCAGCAAGCTACGAACAAACCTGCGGATGTTCTCGCGCAAGATTACTGCTCCCTTCACCCGTTCAAGAAAAACGATCACATTCACTTTGATATCCCTGATGAACTTTATAATCAACAGCTGAAGCGATTCTCTCTTGCGTTACATGCTAGGCTTATTCTGCAAAAAGGAGAATCCCGCAGGTCCGCGGAGGACATTAAAACGGAGTTGCAACAGCGATGGGGGATCTCGGCTCCGTGGCAAGTCATCCCTCTCGGCAAGGGTTTTTTCACACTTCGTTTCTCTGGTGAAAACGACCTAGCGAAAGCTAAGTCGAAGGCATTCTGGAAGTTAAAGGCCGGCATTCTAAAAATTAGAGAATGGGTCCCTTTATTTAATCCCTATAAAGAAACGGCTGCTTTGTCTCAAGTCTGGCTACGAATTTATTATCTGCCACATGAGCTTTGGCATCCTGACATCGTCTCCGGACTTGCTCGTTCTGCGGGAACCCCGATTAAGATTGATGGTTCTACTTTTCTTGGGGCAGTTGGACATTATGCTAGGGTCCTCATTGAAATGGACGTTACGAATGACATTGTCTATAACTTAACGGTCAATAGAGGCTCGACTTCCTTTGAAATTGAGtttgtttatgaaaatttaccgTACTTTTGTGGAATTTGTAGGAAGGTGGGCCACTCTGCTGATAAATGTAGGAAGAATTCGGAAGAAAAGGAAGGGCGGAAAGATGAGGCGAAAGAGGATTCTTTTAATAAAAGATCTAATGCTCCGGCAGCTAAGGCCTCTGAGCGGTTTTCTGATAAACATCAGAAAGAAGTTTTCCATGCTAAGCCTACGAAGCAATTCAAAGCCAAAGAGCAGGTTATTACTAAAAATTCTTTTGAGGTCCTGGATAGGGAGCAGGAGGCGAGTTTGGTTGAGTAG
- the LOC131008144 gene encoding uncharacterized protein LOC131008144, protein MFKLKRLKLALKGWNKQVFGNVDEGIRSLQSSLEEIQLEIAQEGYSDSLFDAEVAAQARLGSILNQKNSLLRQKSRVRWLNDGDKNTSFFHKRFKMRRKHLFLPQLKIDGVDVFDQEAIAHHIVGYFSSLFSETRAPEVTIQDLHPILTKKISQQQNIFLISIPTEEEIKAAVFDLAGDSAAGPDGFSGSFFQHCWTTIQKDVLKAVSTFFLKNYLPAGLNSNTLILIPKKEVVNSVADLRPIILSNFFFKILSKILASRLSVVAADLVTSNQFGFISGRLIHDCILLGSEGVNCMKRSC, encoded by the coding sequence ATGTTTAAACTTAAGAGACTCAAGTTGGCTCTTAAAGGCTGGAATAAGCAAGTGTTTGGTAATGTGGATGAGGGCATTCGGAGTTTACAATCTTCCCTGGAAGAGATTCAGCTTGAGATTGCGCAAGAGGGATACTCTGATTCCCTTTTTGATGCAGAGGTTGCAGCTCAAGCTCGGCTGGGGTCCATTTTGAATCAGAAAAACTCTCTTTTGCGGCAAAAAAGTCGGGTCAGATGGCTTAATGATGGTGATAAAAATACTAGCTTTTTTCATAAAAGGTTCAAGATGAGAAGGAAGCATTTATTTTTGCCGCAACTGAAAATTGACGGTGTTGATGTCTTCGACCAAGAGGCTATCGCTCATCACATTGTGGGTTATTTCTCCAGCCTCTTTTCGGAAACTAGGGCTCCTGAGGTGACTATTCAGGACCTTCATCCTATCTTAACCAAGAAGATTTCGCAGCAACAGAATATTTTCCTGATAAGCATTCCTACTGAAGAGGAGATAAAAGCTGCCGTCTTTGACCTTGCTGGTGATAGCGCAGCGGGACCTGATGGTTTTTCAGGGAGTTTTTTTCAACATTGTTGGACGACGATTCAGAAAGATGTTCTTAAGGCGGTAAGtactttctttttaaaaaattatcttcCTGCTGGGTTGAACTCCAATACTCTGATTCTTATCCCCAAGAAGGAAGTTGTGAATTCGGTGGCGGACTTGAGGccaattattttatcaaacttCTTCTTCAAGATCCTCTCTAAGATCTTGGCGTCTAGGCTCTCTGTGGTGGCGGCTGATCTTGTTACTTCCAACCAGTTTGGTTTCATTAGCGGTCGTCTGATTCATGACTGTATTTTGTTGGGTTCTGAAGGTGTGAATTGCATGAAACGTTCGTGTTAA